The Hyphomicrobiales bacterium genome has a window encoding:
- a CDS encoding hypothetical protein (Evidence 5 : Unknown function) translates to MVEARETFEAALDANARLFSGA, encoded by the coding sequence TTGGTTGAAGCCCGCGAGACCTTCGAGGCAGCTCTAGACGCCAATGCGAGGCTGTTTAGTGGGGCCTAA